A section of the Primulina eburnea isolate SZY01 chromosome 1, ASM2296580v1, whole genome shotgun sequence genome encodes:
- the LOC140827069 gene encoding monooxygenase 2-like isoform X2, which translates to MEHVEGVVIVGAGIAGLATALGLHRLGIRSLVLESADSLRTTGYFIGTWPNAWKAIDALGGIGQILRAKHTQLTGITATSLISGDITADMPINPAESEGDSYVVNRKTLLETLENELPRGTIKYSSKVVQIQDSYGFKSLHLADGTILKAKVLIGCDGVNSIVAKYLGLSEASSAGRSVVRSIVEFKNGHGWEPKLLLFFGKGVKFGVIPCDDHIIYWFYSFRLPQDKEIVKDRLKLKQHIMNSLGKVPDKIRSLIEETDAKNLKYAPIRFRHPWNMLWGNISKQNVCVTGDAFHPMTPDLAQGGCSALEDSIVLARVLAAALRGAPRENEQQRIRKGLENYSKERRWRSIDLVWSAYMSGSIHMWDGAVLNFIRDRVLAKFLSGLFLKKAAFDCGKLT; encoded by the exons ATGGAACATGTGGAGGGTGTAGTGATCGTTGGCGCTGGAATTGCTGGCTTGGCAACAGCCTTGGGGCTTCACAG GTTGGGAATCCGGAGTTTGGTGTTGGAATCAGCAGACTCCTTGAGAACGACAGGATACTTTATTGGAACATGGCCAAATGCTTGGAAAGCAATAGATGCACTTGGTGGCATTGGGCAGATCCTTCGTGCAAAACACACACAGCTTACTGG CATCACGGCTACATCTTTAATTTCTGGTGATATCACTGCAGACATGCCTATTAACCCCGCAGAGTCAGA GGGTGACTCGTACGTGGTTAATAGAAAGACGCTGCTAGAAACACTAGAAAATGAACTTCCAAGGGGAACAATTAAGTATTCCTCCAAAGTGGTTCAAATTCAAGATTCATATGGCTTCAAGTCTTTACATCTAGCTGATGGAACCATTCTAAAAGCCAAG GTGTTGATTGGGTGTGATGGAGTGAACTCTATCGTGGCAAAATATCTAGGCCTCAGTGAAGCTTCTTCTGCAGGCCGATCAGTGGTTAGGAGCATCGTAGAATTCAAGAACGGTCATGGATGGGAACCTAAGCTTCTGCTATTTTTCGGAAAGGGTGTCAAATTTGGTGTCATACCGTGTGATGATCACATCATTTACTGGTTTTACTCCTTTCGTCTCCCTCAAG ACAAAGAAATAGTGAAGGATCGACTGAAGCTGAAACAacatatcatgaactctcttggaaaagttcctgATAAGATCAGAAGCTTGATTGAAGAAACTGATgcaaaaaatctaaaatatgCCCCCATAAGATTTAGACATCCTTGGAATATGCTGTGGGGAAACATAAGCAAACAAAATGTTTGTGTTACCGGTGATGCGTTTCATCCTATGACACCTGATTTAGCCCAAGGGGGTTGTTCGGCACTTGAAGACAGTATCGTTTTGGCCAGGGTTCTAGCCGCCGCCTTGAGAGGAGCACCGCGAGAGAATGAGCAGCAAAGAATCCGAAAAGGGTTGGAAAATTATTCCAAGGAGAGGAGATGGAGAAGCATTGATCTTGTTTGGTCAGCATATATGTCAGGTTCAATACACATGTGGGATGGGGCTGTgttgaattttatcagagaCCGTGTATTGGCTAAGTTCTTGAGTGGCCTTTTCCTTAAGAAGGCTGCTTTTGATTGTGGCAAACTTACTTAA
- the LOC140827069 gene encoding monooxygenase 2-like isoform X1, giving the protein MEHVEGVVIVGAGIAGLATALGLHRLGIRSLVLESADSLRTTGYFIGTWPNAWKAIDALGGIGQILRAKHTQLTGITATSLISGDITADMPINPAESEFVLFILMVVICRGDSYVVNRKTLLETLENELPRGTIKYSSKVVQIQDSYGFKSLHLADGTILKAKVLIGCDGVNSIVAKYLGLSEASSAGRSVVRSIVEFKNGHGWEPKLLLFFGKGVKFGVIPCDDHIIYWFYSFRLPQDKEIVKDRLKLKQHIMNSLGKVPDKIRSLIEETDAKNLKYAPIRFRHPWNMLWGNISKQNVCVTGDAFHPMTPDLAQGGCSALEDSIVLARVLAAALRGAPRENEQQRIRKGLENYSKERRWRSIDLVWSAYMSGSIHMWDGAVLNFIRDRVLAKFLSGLFLKKAAFDCGKLT; this is encoded by the exons ATGGAACATGTGGAGGGTGTAGTGATCGTTGGCGCTGGAATTGCTGGCTTGGCAACAGCCTTGGGGCTTCACAG GTTGGGAATCCGGAGTTTGGTGTTGGAATCAGCAGACTCCTTGAGAACGACAGGATACTTTATTGGAACATGGCCAAATGCTTGGAAAGCAATAGATGCACTTGGTGGCATTGGGCAGATCCTTCGTGCAAAACACACACAGCTTACTGG CATCACGGCTACATCTTTAATTTCTGGTGATATCACTGCAGACATGCCTATTAACCCCGCAGAGTCAGA ATTTGTTCTGTTCATATTAATGGTAGTGATATGCAGGGGTGACTCGTACGTGGTTAATAGAAAGACGCTGCTAGAAACACTAGAAAATGAACTTCCAAGGGGAACAATTAAGTATTCCTCCAAAGTGGTTCAAATTCAAGATTCATATGGCTTCAAGTCTTTACATCTAGCTGATGGAACCATTCTAAAAGCCAAG GTGTTGATTGGGTGTGATGGAGTGAACTCTATCGTGGCAAAATATCTAGGCCTCAGTGAAGCTTCTTCTGCAGGCCGATCAGTGGTTAGGAGCATCGTAGAATTCAAGAACGGTCATGGATGGGAACCTAAGCTTCTGCTATTTTTCGGAAAGGGTGTCAAATTTGGTGTCATACCGTGTGATGATCACATCATTTACTGGTTTTACTCCTTTCGTCTCCCTCAAG ACAAAGAAATAGTGAAGGATCGACTGAAGCTGAAACAacatatcatgaactctcttggaaaagttcctgATAAGATCAGAAGCTTGATTGAAGAAACTGATgcaaaaaatctaaaatatgCCCCCATAAGATTTAGACATCCTTGGAATATGCTGTGGGGAAACATAAGCAAACAAAATGTTTGTGTTACCGGTGATGCGTTTCATCCTATGACACCTGATTTAGCCCAAGGGGGTTGTTCGGCACTTGAAGACAGTATCGTTTTGGCCAGGGTTCTAGCCGCCGCCTTGAGAGGAGCACCGCGAGAGAATGAGCAGCAAAGAATCCGAAAAGGGTTGGAAAATTATTCCAAGGAGAGGAGATGGAGAAGCATTGATCTTGTTTGGTCAGCATATATGTCAGGTTCAATACACATGTGGGATGGGGCTGTgttgaattttatcagagaCCGTGTATTGGCTAAGTTCTTGAGTGGCCTTTTCCTTAAGAAGGCTGCTTTTGATTGTGGCAAACTTACTTAA
- the LOC140827092 gene encoding histone-binding protein MSI1-like, which yields MRRMMLDFTMMTTLNMVDLDAPTERTITLINIKHPSKPLLDGTCDPDLRMRGHNIEGYGLSWSQFKHGHLLGGSDDAQICLWDINTKACLQ from the exons ATGCGGAGAATGATGCTCGACTTTACGATGATGACCACTCTGAATATGGTGGATTTGGATGCACCAACCGAAAG AACCATTACTTTAATTAACATCAAACATCCATCCAAGCCTCTTTTGGATGGTACATGCGACCCTGATTTGAGGATGAGGGGCCACAATATCGAAGGGTATGGTTTATCATGGAGCCAGTTCAAACATGGTCATTTACTGGGTGGTTCTGACGATGCCCAAATATGCTTGTGGGACATAAATACAAAG GCATGTCTGCAGTGA